Proteins co-encoded in one Neovison vison isolate M4711 chromosome 9, ASM_NN_V1, whole genome shotgun sequence genomic window:
- the LOC122916903 gene encoding olfactory receptor 13C7-like: MEKANWSSPVEGFIILGLSAHPKLEKIFFVLILLMYLVILLGNGVLILVTILDSRLHTPMYFFLGNLSFLDICYTTSAVPLILDSFLTPRKTISFSACAVQMFLSFAMGATECVLLGMMAFDRYVAICNPLRYPVVMSKAAYVPMAVSSWAIGCTVSVVHTTLTIQLPFCGNNVINHLACELLAVLKLACTDISINVISMGVTNVFFLGVPVLFIFVSYVFIIVTILRIPSAEGRRKAFSTCSAHFTVVVIFYGTLVFMYGKPKSKDPLGADKQDLSDKLIPVFYGVVTPMLNPIIYSLRNKDVKAAVRNLVAQKCFAQ, from the coding sequence ATGGAAAAAGCCAATTGGTCTTCCCCTGTGGAAGGGTTCATTATCCTGGGGCTCTCAGCCCACCCTAAGCTGGAGAAAATTTTCTTTGTGCTTATCCTCCTAATGTACCTGGTCATTCTTCTGGGAAACGGGGTCCTCATCCTGGTGACCATCCTTGACTCTCGCCTGcacacacccatgtacttcttcctgggGAACCTCTCCTTCCTGGACATCTGCTACACAACCTCTGCAGTCCCCCTCATTCTTGACAGCTTCCTGACACCCAGGAAAACCATCTCCTTCTCAGCCTGTGCCGTGCAGATGTTTCTCTCCTTTGCCATGGGAGCCACAGAGTGTGTACTTCTGGGCATGATGGCATTtgatcgctatgtggccatctgtaacccCCTTAGGTATCCCGTGGTCATGAGCAAGGCTGCTTATGTCCCCATGGCTGTCAGCTCCTGGGCTATTGGTTGTACAGTTTCTGTGGTACACACAACCTTGACAATTCAGCTGCCTTTCTGTGGGAACAACGTCATCAACCACCTTGCCTGTGAGCTACTGGCTGTCCTAAAGTTGGCCTGTACTGACATCTCCATCAATGTGATCAGCATGGGGGTGACCAATGTGTTCTTCCTGGGGGTCCcagttctgttcatttttgtctCCTACGTGTTCATCATTGTTACCATCCTGAGGATCCCCTCTgctgaggggaggagaaaggccTTCTCTACCTGCTCTGCCCACTTCACTGTGGTGGTCATCTTCTATGGGACCTTAGTTTTCATGTACGGGAAGCCCAAGTCTAAGGACCCCCTGGGGGCAGACAAACAAGACCTTTCAGACAAGCTCATCCCCGTCTTCTATGGGGTGGTGACCCCCATGCTCAACCCCATCATTTACAGTCTCAGGAACAAGGATGTGAAGGCTGCTGTGAGGAACCTGGTGGCTCAGAAATGTTTCGCCCAGTGA